A section of the Thermodesulfobacteriota bacterium genome encodes:
- a CDS encoding FkbM family methyltransferase, giving the protein MKVFNVSKIDNKSFIGRVLRFPLNVIPKSSRIKILQGYNRNYYWIVGSGVHGYWFGDYEFFKQKAISSHSRNGMIAYDVGAHVGFFTLLFARLCGSDGFVYAFEPNPRNLVYLRKHMDMNGVTNVAISPIALGRKREYMFFSDSCGSEVGCLSQEPTKLIVPVDSMDNLLAAGVIKPPDIIKIDVEGAELDVILGAERTLRQYKPRLFIAIDDQKNEVPLLHFLRAIGYKIEFLGQNRFELFARFG; this is encoded by the coding sequence ATGAAGGTCTTTAATGTTTCTAAAATAGACAATAAAAGCTTTATCGGGAGGGTATTGAGATTTCCACTTAATGTTATTCCTAAATCTTCCCGGATAAAAATCCTACAGGGATACAATAGGAACTATTACTGGATAGTGGGCAGTGGTGTTCATGGATACTGGTTCGGAGACTATGAATTCTTCAAGCAAAAGGCCATTTCGAGTCATTCCCGGAATGGTATGATAGCATACGATGTAGGGGCCCATGTCGGGTTTTTTACACTACTATTCGCAAGATTGTGTGGCAGCGACGGATTTGTATATGCATTCGAGCCGAATCCCAGGAATCTTGTGTACTTGCGAAAACACATGGATATGAATGGCGTTACTAATGTGGCTATTTCTCCGATAGCATTGGGAAGGAAAAGAGAGTATATGTTTTTCAGCGATAGTTGTGGCTCGGAAGTAGGATGTTTAAGCCAAGAACCGACAAAACTTATCGTGCCAGTGGATAGTATGGATAATCTCCTTGCTGCCGGGGTTATAAAGCCTCCTGACATAATTAAAATAGACGTGGAGGGGGCTGAGCTGGATGTGATACTCGGCGCGGAGAGGACTTTAAGGCAATATAAGCCTAGGCTTTTTATAGCCATCGACGACCAGAAAAACGAAGTTCCACTTCTCCATTTTCTTAGAGCCATTGGCTATAAGATTGAATTTCTCGGCCAGAATCGCTTTGAATTATTTGCTCGCTTTGGCTGA